Below is a window of Scyliorhinus torazame isolate Kashiwa2021f chromosome 21, sScyTor2.1, whole genome shotgun sequence DNA.
TGAGAGGACTCGGTATGACATCCAGAATAGGAAAGTGGAAAATGAATTCACAGTTCTGCCAGGTGAGGGAAAATGAGAGGATGGAGAGAATGGAAAATAGAGCAGAGAATGAGCAACAGCAACAGGCAGCAGATAGAATTCAGACCATTTGTAATGTGGAAAAAAAATTGACAGAAACCAAAAGTGACCATAATTTCAGAAATGTGTAAAATTAAAAACTATTTATTTTAAATATTAAATATATAAATACATGCTCTCATTCAGTATAACATTTTCCAGTTGAGGTAAACAGTGTCTATTACCTCATTCTTAATAAATATCAATAAATTAACATTTTTAACTCATTTTGCACATGAAATAAAATTCAATCATTTCATTCTCCAAAGGCATCATgaaaataaatatcaatcaattaaAGAGCCTGAAATAGATTGCAATGTTGTCCATTGAGGAAACGTCTGGGAACCCATATCCTGAAAGCCTGGCAGAACATTCCAAACCAGACTCACCACCCACAATCACAAGGCTGTAGGTAtcaataaattaaaataaataaaaacaacaaACAATTTCATCAAGTCACTCATTGTTCTCTCATCATTACAATAAAGTATAAAATGAATTTCAAATATCCATAGAAAAATATAGCTGCATATGAAAAGTCGTTAAAATAAACATTCGTTGTTCCCAGTCTGTATCAATGTATGTTTCAGTTTCTTCTGCTGATTTGTAGCATTATGAAAAGCAACTGTTGTAATCGGGCCCTGGTCTCAGTGCGGATTATTTCCCAGGCACAGTCACTGAATTTCTGAAAAAGAAAATTATTCAGGAAAGTGTATTAGAAAATAAACAAATGTTGATCGGGTGAAATGATCGACCAGCCAGTAATCACAGTCAATTATCAATTGTCCCACCTCCTGATTGAGAAACTTCTCCAGTTTCCGAAAGTAATTATGAATGGCGGCGTTTCTCCTCATCTTGTGCTCTGATCCCTGTTTCCTGACACATtcttccagctcactgagctgtcggTCCAGGAGAAGCCGGAGGTTTTCTACCGTGTCCCGGTCCCAGGTAACTGAGCCCAGGTTCATGCTGTAGATCTTGCTGATGTGACGCAGGGCCTGATGGAGAATCTGGATCCGATCCTGTGTCTGTACAAAATACAAATGACATTAGGGAGACCTGTTACCTTCAGCATTAGAATAAATTCTGCCAAAGAACAAAAATACATCAAACTAAAAATGTTAAAATGGGAGATGCTTAATTTAGTGACTGTAAAGGGGATCTGGCACATGTGTATTGAATTTAATATTATTATTTCTTCTTTCATAGGAAGTGGGTATCACTGGCCAATCTAAATgtgttgctcatccttaattgcctttgaagTGAATATTTCAGAGGAGATTTAAGAAACATCATCATGGCTGTGGGtcaggagttacatgtaggccagactggttgAGGGAAGCATGTTTTCAATCctcaaaggacattaatgaatcacgagcagcacggtagcattgtggatagcacatttgcttcacagctccagggtcccacgttcgattccggcttgggtcactctctgtgcggagtctgcacattctccccgtgtgtgcgcgggtttcctccgggtgctccgctttcctcccacagtccaaagatgggcaggttaggtggattggccatgataaattgcccttagtgtccaaaattgcccttagtgttgggtggggctactgggttatggggatagggtggaggtgttgaccttgggtagggtgctctttccaagagccggtgcagactcgatgggccaaattgcctccttctgcactgtaaattctgtgatgagaTGGATCtttgcaacaatcaatgatagtcccATTACTGGCACTAGTTGTACATTCCAGATTGATGAACTGAGCATGAATGGCTCCAGCTGCCATGATGGAATTTGAAGACATGTTCCCACAGCATTACACTCAGCGtcgggattattagtccagtggcattaccattatGCTGCCAATTCCTCTGAAATATTATTGGGTTAACAGGGAATAGAGTGATAGGATCACAGAAAAAGCCCATTAGCACATCATGTCTGTGCCCGACAAAAATAATTACATCTGCATTATAATCCCAGTTTACATTTGACCCACAGCCATGTGTGTCTTTTCATCTCAGGTGTAcatctaaatacatcttaaatgtCATGAGGGTTTCTACCTCcaacaccttttcaggcagtgagttccacactcccagcaccctctgggtgaaaaagcttttcctcacatcccctctaaacctccagctccttatcttaaatctatgtccccggtccttgatccctccatcaaggggaaatgtttcttcctgtcttcacatctatgcctctcataattttatacatcacaATCATGTCCTCCCTCTGTCTACTCTGATccaagaaaacaaccccagtctacccAATCTCTCTTTGTAGCTAAATCTCTAcagccaaggcaacatcctggtaaatctcctctgcagtctttCCAGTGCCCTAGCTGTGCCCTAACAAATGTCAGGGAGTATTTAAAAGTAGAGATGTGTGAGATAAAGACTGGGTTCCTTTCGATGAAGCAGAGACAAACTTATCTAAATTTGGACGATCAGACCGACTAAATACGAAGCGATAATAAAAATGCAGAAAATGAAACCTTCTGATAAAATTTACACTCTAACCTTCTGATAAAATTTACACTCTTAGTGCATCATGGAACCaagctgaataataataataaaaataataactgattgtcacaagtagacttcaattaagttactgtgaaaagcccctagtcaccacattccagcgcctgtttggggaggccggtacatgaattgaacccgcgctgctggcctggttgtgcattacaagtcagctgtttagcccactgtgctaaaccagttactAGTCAATGCAGACCATCCGCAAAGAAAATATCAAAAGAATTGTGGGGTCAAAATTACGCATCAGAATTGATGACAGTGAAACGAAAAAGGAAGCTAAAAATTACTTATAAGCATAAAAATAAAAGGAAGGGTGGATGATTAGTGGGAAAACAATACATTTCCTAGGACATAGAAGAAAAAGCtgagaaaataaatcaggaatttGTATTTGTCTTCAGTTCAGAAGGGGATACTTCAAATGtcacagtagagggggaggcaaatTTGGATAGGGCAAAAATagataagggtggcacagtggcatagtacttagcactgctgcctcacggcaccgaggacccgggctcgatccaagCCCCAGGtcattatccatgtggagtttgcacattctcctcgtgtcttcatgggtctcacccccaaaacacaaagatgtgcaggggaggcggattggccatgctggccatgctaaattgccccttaattaaaaaaaaaataattaggtagtctaaattttaaaaaatgatttagaAACAAATAATAATACATAAAGAGGAGGTAGCACTGTGTCAGTGTCACTGGGAAGTGAGGACTGTTCTCAATGCTCAGGATGAAAGAGGGGCTACATTTCTACAGTGAGTGAGAGCTGGATGGAAGTTATGCAGGGGGAGCATTGTGGGAGATAGGGGAATGTGGTCGGAAGCATGAGTTTGTGGTACtttcagcacacactgcactcttccAGATGTAAGGTTACTTGAACAGGTACTGACTGCCGTTGAACGGGAGACATCGCCACAACGTCCCCTGACCGCATCTGTATCATTGGCAACCAGGAGACAAACCTAACAAGATTGATTTTTGGATTCCCATTGCTGAATTCTCTGACTTCTACTGGTTTGGTAAAAGTAGCTGTGGGGATGATGTCCGTACGTGTGTATTAAACCTATATCTCCAGGACCTTGTTTACTACTGTGAACAGTTTTCCCTTATCTGTCTTATTGATATCAGCGATAAACTTGAATTGTTTTGCATTTAAACTATATATCTGATATGGAATGTGCATTGTTAACATTAAGAATATTACAATTGCATTGAATGCGTAAGATTAGGATTTGTGGCATGGAGGTATGTTGAATTTCATTGCACTGTACTCTGTCAATTGAACTGAAAGGTTTTTGAATATATTTCTACATATTTTGAGAATAAATTATATTTTGGGGCAGAAAGTCGTCGATCAGAGGAATGAAAGGTTAAGAGACAAGAGATAGGGAGATTAAGATAGTTCGAGCGAATCCGATAGTTGCAGCAAAGTAATTTGAGAGGAAGGGTTGGTCAGGGGGAGGGACAAAGTATCAGGGATTAGAGATAATGAGATAGTAAATGCGGCaagagagagtgacacagttaatgggtgagatacagagtgaaatataACGACAGGAGTTGCTATCATTGTCACAATGGGTGCAAATCTCTATAGAAAATTCCCGATTTTCCCGGTTCCGATCAGGTTGTTGCTCTAACTTTATATAAAACCCGAGTCAGAATGAAATGTACCGAGTTTCCACTCACCTCTAATCCCTTTGAAAGTTTCACCAGGTTCAAGGGCTTGGTTTTCAGCGAGTGCCTGTGTTTTATACAGTGTCTGGGAAAGGAGCCACCCTGAGAGGAGTAATATATAATCTCATTAAAAACCCCAAACTATTCCTCCAGATATAACATTTCACAGTAAGGAGACCCAATGTGATTCGCAGGCTGCTCAGAATGCAGTTTCAACTCACCATTTCATTCAGTTTGctgagtgtctctgtgttgagaacTTGCTGTAACTGCAGCCTCTCACAGCCCAGACTGAGAGTCCCGGACAAGAGGAGCAACACCGTCCCAAACCTCCAAATACTCGCCAGAGCCATGAGCAATCGAGCCAGAGTCAGACACCGATGTGAAAGATGAGAAAGCGGCAGCTTCGTGGTTCAGCAGCGAGAAGGGTTCTTGTGAAGCGAATGAAAGTGGGAAAGTCGAATGGGAGCCGCTTGTGATCCGGGAGCGAGCgcctgtgttggcgattggagtgagtgtggactctgctgGGAGCTGGCTCTGGCTCTGCCATGCTGTCGCCTTTAATATGTGGACATGACATTGGAAAAGTGAAAATGGGCTGGAGGATTTGTGCTCGAGCTGTTACTTCAATAGTTTGTGCGGTTTCACTCTGAGGTCAGGAAGCTGAAAGCTGGAGACTCCGGAAGCAGCGAGTGGGAAATCCATGGGAGAAACTCCCAAGCAGCGCTGGCTTCCAGCTCAATGTTGTGAAGCTTCACATTACCCGGGGAGCAGTACGGTGGTGTAGAGGGAGGCTCAGTATTGGGGGGACAGTAAGGTGGTGTAgagggagggtcagtattggggggcagtaaggtggtgcAGAGGGAGGCACAGTAtgggggggggcagtaaggtggtgtagagggaggctcagtattggggggggggagtaagaTGGTGTACGGGGGGTTAGAACtgggggggggcagtaaggtggtgtagagggaggctcagtattgggggggcagtaaggtg
It encodes the following:
- the LOC140398004 gene encoding interferon alpha-F-like, which encodes MALASIWRFGTVLLLLSGTLSLGCERLQLQQVLNTETLSKLNEMGGSFPRHCIKHRHSLKTKPLNLVKLSKGLETQDRIQILHQALRHISKIYSMNLGSVTWDRDTVENLRLLLDRQLSELEECVRKQGSEHKMRRNAAIHNYFRKLEKFLNQEKFSDCAWEIIRTETRARLQQLLFIMLQISRRN